One stretch of Verrucomicrobiota bacterium DNA includes these proteins:
- a CDS encoding DUF3500 domain-containing protein: MNSSSTSSPSCPDCDSKSGASPSWSRRRFLVQSMAGAAALAVPPLAGHAVPTANATASETLVGTFYKSLTEAQRGLICLPFEHERRLKVDNNWFVTKARVGKDFSPDQQEMLRQIYRGLHSPEYVDRIMKSTEHDAGEHGFGDLSVALFGQPGSGKFQCVISGRHVTKRCDGDSVEGAAFGGPIFYGHAAAGDDEEAHHPGNVYWYQALRANEVFKALDGKQRRLALLEKGRPETGTDTVKLTGSKKGLAGIPFSELSRDQRELVRKVIADLLAPYREADAREALKLIEGAGLEHLHMAFFKNGDIGNDGVWDVWQIEGPSMISYFRGSPHVHAWLHVRERAS; encoded by the coding sequence ATGAACTCCAGCTCCACCTCTTCCCCTTCCTGTCCCGATTGTGATTCAAAGTCTGGGGCGTCCCCCTCGTGGTCGCGCCGCCGGTTTCTGGTCCAGTCCATGGCTGGCGCCGCCGCTCTCGCGGTCCCCCCGCTGGCTGGACACGCGGTTCCGACGGCGAATGCCACCGCCTCGGAAACGCTGGTCGGCACCTTCTACAAGAGTTTGACCGAAGCCCAGCGCGGCTTGATCTGCCTGCCGTTTGAACACGAGCGAAGGTTGAAAGTGGACAACAATTGGTTCGTGACCAAGGCTCGCGTCGGCAAGGACTTTTCCCCAGATCAACAAGAAATGCTCCGGCAAATCTATCGGGGCCTGCACAGCCCGGAGTACGTCGATCGCATCATGAAATCCACCGAGCACGATGCCGGGGAGCATGGATTTGGCGACCTCTCGGTGGCCTTGTTTGGCCAGCCTGGCTCGGGGAAGTTCCAATGCGTGATCAGTGGGCGCCATGTCACGAAACGATGCGATGGCGATTCCGTGGAAGGGGCGGCTTTTGGCGGCCCCATTTTTTACGGACACGCGGCCGCGGGCGATGACGAGGAAGCCCATCACCCCGGCAATGTCTATTGGTACCAAGCTTTGCGCGCGAACGAGGTGTTCAAGGCTCTTGATGGCAAGCAGCGCCGTCTCGCTCTGCTCGAGAAAGGCCGACCCGAGACCGGCACGGACACCGTCAAGCTCACCGGATCGAAGAAAGGACTTGCCGGCATACCCTTCTCCGAGTTGAGCCGGGACCAGCGCGAGCTGGTTCGCAAAGTCATCGCCGATCTGCTCGCCCCTTATCGCGAGGCGGATGCCCGCGAGGCGCTCAAACTCATCGAAGGGGCGGGGCTCGAGCATTTGCACATGGCTTTCTTCAAGAATGGCGACATCGGCAACGACGGCGTCTGGGATGTCTGGCAGATCGAGGGACCCTCGATGATTTCCTATTTCCGGGGCTCACCCCATGTCCATGCCTGGCTCCACGTGAGAGAACGCGCTTCCTGA
- the rnpA gene encoding ribonuclease P protein component, with product MIGGSSDFRFRPGQHLKRGGEFAKLKAHGNRLTTPMFILNWLPRQVPGPSRLGVVTGKRLGIAVERNRARRLLREAFRLIQGEIRVPVDLVLVARQAIREQKLNRVLEELRKALLRAGIRANAGPAAGPEGGS from the coding sequence ATGATTGGCGGATCATCCGATTTTCGCTTTCGTCCCGGCCAGCATTTAAAGCGCGGGGGTGAATTTGCGAAACTCAAGGCACACGGAAACCGCCTGACGACGCCCATGTTCATCTTGAATTGGCTGCCTCGCCAGGTCCCCGGTCCTTCACGACTGGGCGTCGTCACGGGAAAACGGCTGGGCATCGCGGTGGAACGGAACCGCGCCAGGCGCTTGCTCCGCGAGGCTTTTCGTTTAATCCAAGGCGAAATCCGGGTGCCCGTCGATCTCGTCTTGGTGGCGCGACAAGCCATCCGCGAGCAAAAGCTGAACCGCGTGCTGGAGGAGCTTCGCAAGGCACTGCTGCGCGCCGGCATTCGGGCAAACGCCGGCCCCGCTGCTGGTCCGGAAGGAGGATCGTGA
- a CDS encoding DUF883 domain-containing protein, translated as MSAELNTDRLVTDLKRIVQDSEALLHATKDAVGDKAHEVRERLTDALDAAKRTCHRMEEKAFESAKAADRTIREHPYQSIGVAFGVGLLIGVLVTRK; from the coding sequence ATGAGTGCTGAACTGAATACCGACCGGCTCGTCACCGACCTCAAACGCATCGTGCAGGACTCCGAGGCATTGCTGCACGCCACCAAGGACGCCGTGGGCGACAAAGCTCACGAAGTCCGCGAACGACTCACGGACGCGCTCGATGCCGCCAAGCGCACCTGCCACCGCATGGAAGAGAAAGCCTTCGAAAGCGCGAAGGCCGCTGACCGCACCATCCGCGAACATCCCTATCAATCCATTGGCGTCGCGTTTGGCGTCGGGCTCCTCATCGGCGTGCTCGTGACGAGAAAGTGA
- a CDS encoding TIGR01777 family protein, which translates to MDSGSSAISHPPRANGRIVLAGGKGFLGRLLAHHFGSAGRACVILTRRPDSAAHPREVYWDGHSAGEWIREIEDADAVINLTGRTVDCRYTEKNRREILESRVNSTLAIGGAIANCRCPPRHWFNASTATVYQHTRGRPYDEYAQEFSATPEAKDAFSVSVGLAWEEALHRISTPSTRKIALRTTMVLGHGRNSVFPVLMRLARWGLGGAQGGGDQFVSWIHGTDFCRAVEFLLGKTDWVGPVNLAAPEPLTNAEMMKIIRNAAGAPFGLPAPEPLLEIGAFFMRTETELILKSRRVISAKLREAGFRFQFPTFAEAVKDLARQGSG; encoded by the coding sequence ATGGATTCCGGTTCTTCGGCGATCTCTCATCCGCCCCGAGCGAACGGGAGGATCGTCCTTGCCGGAGGAAAGGGCTTTCTGGGTCGCCTCCTTGCCCATCACTTTGGTTCCGCTGGACGGGCATGCGTCATCCTTACCCGTCGTCCAGATTCCGCAGCCCATCCGCGCGAGGTTTATTGGGACGGTCACTCAGCAGGAGAATGGATTCGGGAAATCGAGGATGCCGACGCGGTCATCAATCTGACGGGACGCACGGTGGATTGCCGTTACACGGAAAAGAATCGCCGTGAAATTCTGGAGTCGCGAGTGAACTCGACGCTGGCCATCGGAGGTGCCATCGCGAATTGCCGGTGTCCGCCACGCCATTGGTTCAACGCCAGCACGGCCACGGTTTACCAACATACCCGCGGACGTCCTTACGACGAATATGCTCAGGAGTTTTCCGCCACGCCCGAGGCGAAGGACGCCTTTTCGGTTTCGGTTGGACTTGCGTGGGAAGAAGCGCTTCATCGGATCTCCACTCCGTCCACGCGCAAGATCGCGTTGCGCACGACGATGGTCTTAGGGCATGGCCGGAACAGTGTCTTTCCCGTGTTGATGCGTCTGGCCCGGTGGGGACTGGGGGGAGCTCAGGGCGGCGGGGATCAGTTCGTGTCCTGGATCCACGGGACTGATTTCTGCCGTGCGGTCGAGTTTCTCCTGGGCAAGACCGATTGGGTTGGACCGGTCAATTTGGCGGCGCCGGAGCCGCTGACCAACGCGGAGATGATGAAGATCATCCGAAACGCGGCGGGCGCGCCGTTTGGACTTCCGGCGCCTGAGCCGTTGCTTGAGATCGGGGCGTTTTTCATGAGAACGGAGACGGAACTGATTCTGAAGAGCCGCCGCGTCATCTCGGCCAAGCTCCGGGAGGCTGGATTTCGGTTTCAATTCCCCACATTTGCCGAGGCTGTGAAGGACTTGGCGCGCCAGGGTTCCGGATAG
- the yidD gene encoding membrane protein insertion efficiency factor YidD: MREAAVLPIRIYTRCLSPLKTVILGQSACCRYWPSCSRFAAEAIRIHGIGLGSWLALKRIGRCHPWGGAGYDPVPSDPQPVAPAATVHRRL; the protein is encoded by the coding sequence CTGCGCGAGGCGGCCGTGCTGCCGATTCGCATTTACACCCGTTGTCTCTCGCCGTTGAAAACCGTTATTCTTGGACAATCTGCCTGCTGCCGATATTGGCCGAGCTGTTCGCGCTTTGCGGCGGAGGCGATCCGGATTCACGGTATCGGGTTGGGTTCGTGGCTGGCGCTCAAGCGCATCGGGCGCTGCCATCCTTGGGGTGGGGCAGGGTATGATCCCGTGCCTTCGGATCCTCAGCCCGTTGCTCCTGCGGCAACGGTTCATCGTCGGCTTTAG
- the mfd gene encoding transcription-repair coupling factor: MAPSAHAFFCVCLAQVCPGRPIVLVTGGLKRQELVLQDLMTWQTLAGSHPDLKPWTPLYFSDWEVLPHETKLPHPDALADRIGTLLQLRSRNPGRGPSPVVVASVASLMQPTFAPGELQHRVLTLKRGDRIEPEELAAHLEASGYEPEAQVTQRGEFSRRGGILDVFALTSPWPARIEFFGDELESIREFDPGNQRSKEEIQSVVLAPAGELGFFRRAHQSQAADAELPASSPCRTSSLLSHLDPSTIVILADPEDVQAHASLYAEQIPAGHPLHIPWEHFLAEAGRLGMPRILLGESVEQTSHDTNDPGSAPGPNAPQPWSLPSLEHLRPSMDRATDAVIAEIQRRAFFLEMHRWRRRGMDVFVQCNNEGEEQRFQEIWKEYGLEEAPGGGSRSGVGALATALGPLSGGFLAEWAGFALVTDAEIFGRYKVPRPRRLKSSHASAARSLLEMDFAAFEPGDYVVHLEHGIGRFLEIGGMPGRGTDRGEECLVLEYAPSEPGQPHVKLYVPVTEAHLVSKYVGAGKARPPLHTLGGTRWAKAKEKAGHAVRDLAADLLSIQAARQSQQGHAFESDTGWQREFESAFLYEETPDQAVAIAQAKKDMEAPKPMDRLVCGDVGFGKTEVAIRAAFKAVMGGKQVALLVPTTVLAQQHYNTFRERMADYPVSIELLSRFRTRKEQANVLRLTAEGRVDILIGTHRIVQPDVVFKDLGLVVIDEEQRFGVMHKEKFKLLRKMVDVLTLTATPIPRTLYLALTGARDLSTIETPPQDRLPVRTIVAPYDESLIREAIQRELNREGQVFFLHNRVTTIDAMAQKLQALVPRARIAVGHGQMESGDLEEVMTRFVNGEADVLLSTTIIESGLDIPNANTILIDRADRFGLSELYQLRGRVGRYKHQAYAYLLIPRHAGLLADARKRINALKHHSSLGSGFKIAMRDLEIRGAGNLLGPQQSGHITAVGFDLYCKLLDHSVRALKGERVAQPVETKLDLDFISMGRAPGIAETAEPVRVSTSAKRPEVHVPREVPVWLENHGDPGEETAASEAPPPSEAGLPADYIPATEHRIEFYRKFAQCLDLQALELVKQELRDRFGKPPKPVELLLMVTEIKVLAARAQVGLVETRNSKLMIQRHKDWIMLNGKFPRLTKQDPAGRLKEIKRLLRAL; this comes from the coding sequence ATGGCGCCTTCGGCCCACGCGTTTTTCTGCGTTTGTCTCGCCCAGGTGTGCCCTGGCCGTCCCATCGTCCTGGTGACGGGAGGACTGAAGCGCCAGGAATTGGTGCTGCAGGATCTGATGACTTGGCAGACCCTCGCAGGATCTCATCCGGACCTCAAACCCTGGACACCCTTGTATTTTTCCGATTGGGAGGTGCTGCCTCATGAAACCAAACTGCCGCATCCCGACGCGCTCGCGGATAGAATTGGCACCCTGCTCCAGTTGAGATCGAGGAATCCCGGGCGTGGACCCTCTCCTGTCGTGGTGGCCTCGGTGGCGTCGCTCATGCAGCCCACCTTCGCGCCCGGGGAGCTTCAGCATCGCGTGCTGACCCTGAAGAGGGGTGATCGCATCGAACCCGAAGAACTGGCCGCTCACTTGGAGGCCTCAGGTTACGAACCTGAAGCCCAAGTCACTCAAAGAGGAGAGTTCTCCCGTCGCGGCGGCATTCTGGATGTGTTTGCGCTCACGTCTCCCTGGCCGGCACGCATCGAGTTTTTCGGAGACGAGCTGGAATCAATCCGGGAATTTGATCCCGGAAACCAGCGCTCCAAGGAGGAGATTCAAAGTGTCGTTCTGGCCCCGGCCGGAGAACTCGGCTTCTTTCGACGAGCGCATCAGTCCCAGGCGGCGGACGCCGAACTCCCGGCTTCGTCGCCGTGCCGAACCAGTTCGCTTCTCAGTCATCTCGACCCCTCGACGATCGTGATCCTCGCCGACCCGGAGGATGTCCAAGCCCACGCCAGCCTTTATGCGGAGCAAATTCCGGCCGGACACCCGCTCCACATTCCCTGGGAACATTTTCTCGCCGAGGCCGGTCGCCTCGGCATGCCTCGAATCCTTCTGGGAGAAAGTGTCGAGCAGACCTCCCACGATACGAACGATCCTGGAAGTGCCCCGGGGCCGAACGCCCCCCAGCCCTGGTCTCTGCCCAGTCTCGAGCATTTGCGGCCTTCGATGGACCGTGCCACGGATGCCGTCATCGCGGAGATTCAGCGCCGCGCATTCTTCCTGGAGATGCATCGCTGGCGGCGCCGGGGCATGGACGTGTTCGTGCAATGCAATAACGAGGGGGAGGAACAACGTTTCCAGGAGATTTGGAAAGAATACGGGCTCGAAGAAGCGCCGGGCGGCGGATCCCGATCCGGGGTCGGCGCCCTGGCCACGGCGTTGGGTCCCCTTTCCGGAGGATTTCTCGCCGAGTGGGCCGGATTCGCATTGGTCACGGATGCCGAGATTTTCGGCCGCTACAAAGTGCCCCGCCCGCGCCGACTCAAATCCTCGCACGCCTCCGCTGCCCGGTCTTTGTTGGAAATGGACTTCGCCGCGTTCGAGCCTGGCGATTATGTGGTTCACCTCGAGCATGGCATCGGGAGATTTCTCGAGATCGGCGGCATGCCGGGGCGCGGCACTGACCGGGGAGAGGAGTGCCTGGTGCTGGAGTATGCGCCTTCGGAGCCCGGCCAGCCCCATGTGAAACTTTACGTCCCGGTCACCGAAGCGCACCTCGTAAGCAAGTACGTGGGCGCGGGAAAGGCCCGTCCGCCGCTTCATACCCTGGGCGGCACCCGTTGGGCCAAGGCGAAGGAGAAAGCCGGACACGCCGTCCGTGATCTGGCCGCCGACCTGCTTTCGATTCAGGCCGCAAGGCAGTCTCAACAAGGCCATGCGTTTGAAAGTGACACCGGCTGGCAACGCGAGTTCGAGAGCGCGTTTCTGTACGAGGAAACGCCGGACCAGGCCGTGGCGATCGCCCAAGCCAAGAAAGACATGGAAGCGCCGAAACCGATGGACCGTCTGGTTTGCGGGGACGTGGGTTTCGGCAAAACCGAGGTTGCCATCCGCGCGGCGTTCAAGGCGGTGATGGGGGGCAAACAGGTTGCCCTCCTCGTGCCGACCACGGTGCTCGCCCAGCAGCATTACAACACTTTTCGGGAACGAATGGCGGACTACCCGGTTTCGATCGAGCTGCTCTCCCGTTTTCGCACCCGCAAAGAACAAGCCAACGTCTTGCGTCTCACCGCCGAAGGCCGGGTCGATATTCTCATTGGCACGCACCGCATCGTGCAGCCGGATGTGGTGTTCAAGGATCTCGGTTTGGTGGTGATCGATGAGGAGCAGCGCTTCGGGGTGATGCACAAGGAGAAGTTCAAATTGCTGCGCAAAATGGTGGACGTTCTCACCCTGACGGCCACTCCGATTCCGCGCACCCTTTACCTCGCGCTTACCGGTGCGCGCGACTTGAGCACCATCGAAACACCTCCCCAGGATCGCTTGCCGGTTCGCACCATCGTGGCACCTTACGATGAGAGTCTGATTCGCGAGGCCATCCAGCGCGAACTCAATCGCGAAGGCCAGGTTTTCTTCCTTCACAACCGCGTGACCACCATCGATGCCATGGCCCAAAAACTCCAGGCCCTGGTGCCTCGCGCGCGCATTGCCGTGGGCCACGGCCAGATGGAGAGCGGGGATCTCGAGGAGGTCATGACGCGATTCGTCAACGGCGAAGCCGATGTGCTCCTAAGCACCACCATCATCGAGAGTGGTCTCGATATTCCCAACGCCAACACCATTCTCATCGACCGGGCCGATCGTTTCGGTCTGAGCGAATTGTATCAATTGCGCGGGCGGGTGGGACGTTACAAGCACCAAGCTTACGCTTATCTCCTCATCCCCCGCCACGCGGGATTGCTGGCGGACGCCCGGAAGCGCATCAACGCGCTCAAACACCACTCCTCTCTGGGCAGCGGATTCAAAATCGCCATGCGAGATCTGGAGATCCGTGGCGCCGGCAACTTGCTCGGACCGCAGCAAAGCGGACACATCACCGCCGTGGGCTTCGATCTGTATTGCAAATTGCTCGATCACAGCGTCCGCGCCCTGAAGGGGGAGCGGGTGGCCCAACCCGTTGAGACCAAGCTCGACTTGGATTTTATCTCCATGGGACGAGCCCCGGGAATCGCGGAGACCGCCGAGCCGGTTCGTGTCTCCACGTCCGCCAAAAGACCCGAGGTTCATGTGCCGCGCGAGGTCCCCGTCTGGCTGGAAAACCATGGCGACCCTGGGGAGGAAACGGCCGCGTCCGAGGCACCTCCCCCGAGCGAGGCGGGCCTGCCCGCGGATTACATTCCGGCCACCGAACACCGCATCGAGTTTTACCGCAAGTTCGCGCAATGCCTCGATTTGCAGGCCCTGGAACTCGTCAAACAAGAGTTGCGGGATCGCTTTGGCAAGCCCCCCAAACCGGTAGAGTTGCTGCTCATGGTCACGGAGATCAAGGTTCTGGCGGCGCGCGCTCAAGTGGGTTTAGTCGAAACCCGAAACTCCAAACTCATGATCCAGCGCCACAAGGACTGGATCATGTTGAACGGAAAGTTTCCCCGCCTCACCAAGCAGGATCCCGCCGGACGCTTGAAGGAAATCAAACGGCTTCTGCGCGCTCTTTGA
- a CDS encoding 50S ribosomal protein L34 — translation MKRQYQPSKIRRKRQHGFLNRNSTKSGRAILANRRRVGRKRLTPV, via the coding sequence ATGAAACGCCAGTATCAGCCCTCAAAGATCCGCCGCAAACGACAGCACGGGTTTCTCAATCGCAACTCGACCAAGAGCGGACGGGCCATTCTCGCCAATCGCCGCCGGGTGGGACGCAAACGCCTCACCCCTGTCTGA